In a genomic window of Pedobacter sp. KBS0701:
- the sprA gene encoding cell surface protein SprA, whose amino-acid sequence MKRISTFLFLIPLFLIASQTAYAQVVPSKTDTIIPKNNFSLREKERLGLSPAIHPFYPSPSNLKRVVEYDAKNRRYIVKELIGENFVLNTQYLTIDEYQRLVNSEIKRSNWRSISNAEVSDYRSTGIIPQIQVNSRAFEKLFGGTTIDIQPRGEAELTFLGRVNKNENPLFNERQRVQTNFDFNQRIQMDLVGNIGTKLKIKSNYNTEAQFDFENQIKLDYTGGVDDIIQKIEAGNVSLPLNTSLITGTQALFGIKTQLKFGRLNVTSVYTQQKSQSREIKITNGAQQNTTTVNIDNYEANKHYFLSQYFRNNYNKNLANAPIITSPIQITKIEVWITNKAGNTTDSRDVLGLMDLGENVPFNNNLITGGTSGLPAGTTATGFPQQSNNLISQLNAYQGGAIRQTNSNAVLSFFQTTPANSSNTDNFAKLVYARKLTDREFTFQPQLGYLSLNNPLNADEVLAVAYRYTYNGVEYQVGEFSTDVSFDAANPKVLYAKLLKNETTKIQLPTWDLMMKNIYAIGGYQISSQNFKLDIYRIDNETGVDNPVMTEGQNTANKQWIALTEFDRLNQQNERKPDGVFDFVSANNAFGSYSTASNANQASMFGVGSNGQTSLVTNTNSGYITIDPANGRIIFPVIEPFGKDLAAKFLPSEQALINKYTFTALYDSTQTIARQLFQNQNRYTIKVNYQSDISSEFSLNAINVPEGSVKVFAGTMPLTEGVDFTVDYQGGRVSIINQALLVSGQPIRITTENSETFGLQQRSLFGTRLDYRVNNKLNLGGTIMNLTEKPLTQKVNIGEEPISNTIWGADINYSSPSRFLTKLVDKLPFISTKAPSSVTFYGEFAQLIPGHPRALNFAGSKNGVSYLDDFEASRSVIDLKSAIAWQLSGTPQLFPEFDKSNDLSYGYHRARIAFYNIDPTFYNSAASTTPANIRGNRAELSNHYVREVIEQEVFPFKETATGQALNITTLDVAFYPTVRGPYNFRTTDFRPDGSLLQPRNNWGGFQRKIETNDFEALNVGFIEFWVMDPFIYKPNSAGGDIYFNLGNISEDILKDGRKSLENGLPATNDPGKYDETVWGRVPKLQPVVQAFDNNADSRRAQDVGLDGLSDADEKVKFAAAITQIKSQLNATASTALDADPSSDNYTYFRGPALDQINAGILKRYEKYNGTEGNSKTSQQSQEELGLENSASTSLPDGEDINRDNNMTQSDEYFQYKVSMRPGDLNVGQNFITDKVTSQVKLANGNTQAVSWYQFRIPISQYQDRVGGIQDFKSIRFFRMFMTNFADTAVMRFAKLQLIRGEWRPYNASNLAAQVIVDPSLPALTPDNSTIEVSTVNIEENGKRSPIPYVTPPGILRERDYSNYRGDTRLNEQSLSVTVKSLRDGYGRAAFKTAYSDFRSYKHLEMFIHAEAVNNQILNDNDVAAFLRIGTDNQDNYYEYVIPLKVTNPGTSDPDAIWPEANRMDIDLMLFQNAKLARNVAKQANGQPWPTNVPFTYTDGTKTIIVKGQPDMSKVRVYMVGVKNPLRATNDERNDDGLDKNALVWFNELRLTEFDERGGWAATGRLNLKLADFADVNISGSKSTIGFGSIDSKVSERNRADNVLLDVSSAMELGKFLPQKSGMKIPMFVSYSKQVSTPQYNPRTPDIELKNALEQSTKEQKDSILNFAQDYTVRRGINFTNVRKERTNNSKPARLWDIENFAASYAYTQYNHRDFINQSSIQNTYRASLQYSYAKEAKTIAPFEKIIKSNMLALLKDFNFSIFPSAINFRIDVDRLYSENTLRNNDPNNTIGLYQSGYGTTFNKNFTMSRIYGIAWNLTRSLQLDFNATNYSIIDEPDGRIDGMKRDTVWQNLKRLGRTTDYNHNLNVTYNLPIDKIPGLNWVTVKTRYGTNFNWQTEPLSTLLDPNINLGNTVQNSRTVQVNPTLNLITLYNKFGFIRNAGNDQDGGKAKNFFINILTSLKNVNASFVQTKGIFLPGYLPTTKYFGIDNATGAPGLGFAFGSQRDIREMALNNGWLTTDTLQNQLYVNTLREDFQFTGLLEPFKDLRITLKANKAQTRNFSTNFRYVASVSSFENLSAITTGDYSVSYIALGTAFKESNSTIISGLFNQFMANRIIISRRLGAENPNSGGINAGYADGYGKESQDVIISAFMAAYTGKDAGKTKMNAFPKIPLPNWSLTYSGLTRIPFIADKFSSVDIRHGYRSAYNINGFNSLLRYQETNGAVSSRDVNNNFLPEYQFAQVTISEYFSPLVGVDTRFKNNLTASFELNRSRLLGLSLSNSQLAQLSENNMVLGLGYRTNKFRFPFGWFKSLKMDNNMDFKLDVAIRDNKTVIYRADVTEAEVSSGAKNITLRPSVDYVLNQKFNIKLFYDSNITKPYTSQTFNTSFSNFGFSLRFTLN is encoded by the coding sequence TTGAAGAGAATATCTACATTTCTGTTTCTCATTCCTCTTTTTTTAATTGCTTCTCAAACTGCTTATGCTCAAGTTGTTCCAAGCAAAACGGATACTATTATCCCGAAAAACAATTTTAGCTTACGGGAAAAAGAACGGTTAGGCCTTAGTCCGGCAATTCATCCATTTTATCCATCTCCCAGTAATTTAAAGCGTGTTGTAGAATACGATGCAAAAAACAGGCGTTATATTGTTAAAGAACTCATCGGCGAAAACTTCGTTCTTAATACCCAATACCTTACCATTGATGAGTACCAACGGCTGGTAAACAGTGAAATAAAAAGGAGTAACTGGCGAAGCATTTCTAATGCTGAGGTGAGCGACTATAGAAGCACCGGCATTATTCCGCAGATCCAGGTAAACAGCAGAGCTTTTGAAAAACTGTTTGGAGGCACAACGATTGATATTCAGCCACGCGGTGAGGCCGAGCTTACTTTTTTGGGAAGGGTGAATAAAAATGAAAACCCTCTTTTTAATGAAAGACAAAGGGTACAAACCAATTTCGATTTTAACCAGAGGATTCAGATGGACCTGGTTGGAAATATTGGTACCAAATTAAAAATTAAAAGTAATTACAACACAGAAGCACAGTTTGATTTTGAAAATCAAATCAAACTGGATTATACAGGCGGCGTAGATGATATTATTCAAAAAATAGAAGCCGGTAACGTAAGTCTGCCATTAAATACTTCTTTAATTACCGGAACACAGGCCCTTTTTGGTATTAAAACGCAACTAAAATTCGGGCGTTTAAACGTAACAAGTGTTTATACCCAACAAAAATCACAATCTAGAGAGATTAAAATTACCAATGGGGCACAGCAAAATACCACCACGGTAAATATCGATAACTACGAAGCCAATAAACACTATTTCCTGTCGCAATATTTTAGAAATAACTATAACAAAAACCTGGCTAACGCACCTATCATTACCTCTCCGATCCAGATTACCAAAATTGAAGTTTGGATTACTAATAAAGCAGGAAATACCACCGACTCCAGGGATGTATTGGGTTTGATGGATTTGGGTGAAAACGTTCCTTTTAACAATAATTTAATTACCGGAGGTACTTCTGGTCTGCCGGCAGGAACTACCGCCACCGGTTTCCCACAGCAATCTAACAACTTGATCTCGCAATTAAATGCTTATCAGGGTGGTGCTATCAGGCAGACAAATTCTAATGCCGTCCTTTCTTTTTTCCAAACAACGCCAGCTAACAGTAGCAATACCGATAATTTTGCTAAATTGGTTTATGCGAGGAAGTTAACAGATCGCGAATTTACTTTTCAGCCACAACTCGGTTATTTATCATTAAACAATCCGCTAAATGCCGATGAGGTTTTAGCAGTTGCTTACCGCTATACCTATAACGGTGTGGAATATCAGGTGGGCGAGTTTTCTACCGATGTTTCTTTTGATGCGGCTAATCCAAAAGTGCTTTATGCCAAATTATTAAAGAACGAAACCACGAAGATTCAGCTGCCAACATGGGACCTGATGATGAAAAATATTTACGCTATCGGCGGATATCAGATTAGCAGTCAGAATTTTAAACTGGATATTTACCGTATCGATAACGAAACAGGTGTAGACAATCCGGTCATGACCGAAGGTCAGAATACCGCTAATAAACAGTGGATTGCCCTAACTGAATTCGATCGTTTGAATCAGCAAAATGAGCGGAAGCCCGATGGGGTTTTCGATTTTGTATCTGCAAACAATGCTTTTGGATCTTATTCTACGGCAAGCAATGCCAACCAAGCCAGTATGTTCGGTGTAGGCAGCAATGGGCAGACCTCATTGGTTACCAATACCAATTCGGGATATATCACCATTGATCCGGCAAATGGGAGGATTATTTTTCCTGTGATTGAGCCATTTGGTAAAGATCTGGCTGCAAAGTTTTTGCCGAGCGAACAGGCATTGATCAATAAATATACTTTTACCGCGCTTTACGATTCAACACAAACCATCGCCAGGCAGCTGTTTCAAAACCAGAACAGGTATACCATCAAAGTAAACTACCAATCTGATATTTCTTCTGAATTCAGCTTAAATGCCATTAATGTTCCGGAAGGATCGGTAAAGGTTTTTGCAGGAACAATGCCGCTGACAGAAGGCGTAGATTTCACGGTCGATTATCAGGGTGGACGTGTAAGCATCATTAATCAGGCACTTTTGGTATCTGGACAACCGATTAGAATTACCACAGAAAACAGTGAAACCTTTGGTCTGCAACAGCGGTCGCTTTTCGGAACCCGTTTAGACTACCGTGTAAACAATAAACTAAACCTGGGGGGTACGATCATGAACCTGACCGAAAAACCCTTAACCCAAAAGGTAAACATCGGCGAGGAACCCATCTCGAATACCATTTGGGGAGCAGATATTAACTATAGTTCACCCTCACGGTTTTTAACAAAACTGGTTGATAAACTTCCTTTTATTTCAACTAAAGCGCCATCAAGTGTAACTTTTTACGGTGAATTTGCTCAACTAATTCCAGGTCACCCAAGGGCGTTGAATTTTGCAGGCAGTAAAAACGGGGTAAGTTATTTAGATGATTTCGAAGCATCAAGATCGGTAATCGATTTAAAGAGTGCCATTGCCTGGCAGCTGTCTGGTACTCCTCAGCTTTTCCCGGAATTTGATAAATCCAACGATTTATCCTATGGTTACCACCGGGCACGAATTGCATTTTATAACATCGATCCAACTTTTTATAATTCGGCGGCTTCTACCACTCCTGCCAATATCAGGGGCAACCGCGCAGAACTTTCCAATCACTATGTAAGAGAGGTAATTGAGCAGGAAGTTTTTCCTTTTAAGGAAACGGCAACCGGGCAGGCCTTAAATATTACCACTCTGGATGTGGCCTTTTACCCAACCGTTAGGGGACCTTATAATTTCCGTACCACTGATTTCAGACCAGATGGAAGTTTATTGCAACCCAGAAATAATTGGGGAGGTTTTCAGCGAAAGATCGAAACAAACGATTTTGAAGCTTTAAATGTTGGCTTTATCGAATTTTGGGTAATGGACCCATTTATTTATAAACCAAATTCGGCAGGTGGTGATATATATTTTAACCTGGGGAATATTTCGGAAGATATTCTTAAAGATGGAAGAAAATCGTTGGAAAATGGTTTGCCGGCAACAAACGATCCGGGCAAGTACGATGAAACTGTTTGGGGGCGCGTGCCGAAATTACAACCCGTTGTACAGGCTTTCGATAATAATGCCGATTCGCGCAGGGCACAGGATGTAGGTTTGGACGGATTATCAGATGCTGATGAAAAAGTAAAATTTGCTGCAGCAATCACTCAGATCAAATCGCAACTAAACGCAACAGCTTCAACTGCTCTTGATGCCGATCCATCATCAGATAATTATACTTATTTCAGGGGGCCGGCATTAGATCAGATTAATGCAGGTATTCTTAAACGCTATGAAAAATATAACGGAACTGAAGGAAACTCTAAAACTTCGCAGCAGTCGCAAGAAGAATTAGGACTGGAAAACTCCGCTTCGACTTCTTTACCTGATGGGGAAGACATCAACCGCGATAATAACATGACGCAAAGTGATGAGTATTTTCAGTATAAAGTTTCGATGCGCCCGGGAGATTTAAATGTTGGACAGAATTTTATTACCGATAAAGTAACGTCGCAGGTAAAACTGGCCAATGGAAACACACAGGCTGTTTCGTGGTATCAATTCAGGATTCCGATTAGCCAGTACCAGGATAGGGTAGGCGGTATCCAGGATTTTAAATCTATCCGTTTCTTTAGGATGTTTATGACTAATTTTGCCGATACTGCCGTAATGCGTTTCGCGAAGTTACAATTGATCCGCGGGGAATGGAGACCATATAATGCTTCGAATCTGGCTGCACAAGTAATCGTCGATCCATCTTTGCCCGCACTTACGCCTGATAATTCTACTATTGAAGTATCAACAGTAAACATCGAAGAAAATGGAAAACGTTCACCAATTCCGTATGTTACACCTCCTGGTATTCTTCGTGAGCGCGACTATAGCAACTATCGTGGCGATACGCGTTTAAATGAGCAATCACTATCCGTTACCGTAAAATCGTTAAGAGATGGCTATGGCAGAGCAGCTTTTAAAACAGCCTACAGCGATTTCAGATCTTATAAACATTTGGAAATGTTTATTCATGCCGAGGCTGTTAATAACCAAATTTTAAATGATAACGATGTTGCCGCATTCTTAAGAATCGGAACCGATAACCAGGATAATTATTATGAATATGTAATCCCGTTAAAGGTGACTAATCCGGGTACCAGCGATCCTGATGCTATTTGGCCAGAAGCCAACAGAATGGATATTGATCTGATGCTTTTCCAGAATGCCAAGCTGGCCCGTAACGTAGCCAAACAAGCTAACGGACAGCCATGGCCTACAAATGTTCCATTTACCTATACCGACGGAACAAAAACAATCATCGTTAAAGGGCAACCTGATATGAGTAAGGTTAGGGTATATATGGTGGGTGTTAAAAATCCGCTCCGTGCCACCAATGATGAACGTAATGATGATGGTCTTGATAAAAATGCGCTGGTTTGGTTTAACGAATTAAGATTAACTGAATTCGATGAAAGAGGTGGTTGGGCAGCTACGGGAAGATTGAATTTAAAATTAGCCGATTTTGCCGATGTCAATATTTCCGGAAGTAAATCAACCATCGGTTTTGGATCTATCGATTCGAAAGTGAGCGAGCGGAACCGTGCAGATAATGTATTGCTTGATGTTTCTTCTGCCATGGAGTTAGGTAAGTTTCTGCCACAAAAATCGGGGATGAAAATCCCGATGTTTGTGAGTTACTCTAAACAGGTTTCTACTCCGCAGTACAATCCAAGGACACCAGATATCGAACTCAAAAATGCTTTGGAGCAATCCACAAAAGAACAAAAAGATTCGATTTTAAATTTTGCACAGGATTATACTGTTAGAAGGGGGATAAACTTTACCAACGTAAGAAAAGAAAGGACCAATAACAGTAAACCTGCCCGCCTTTGGGATATTGAGAACTTTGCAGCAAGTTATGCTTATACCCAATATAACCATCGCGACTTTATTAACCAGAGCAGTATTCAGAATACCTATAGGGCATCGCTACAATACAGTTATGCTAAAGAAGCGAAAACAATAGCGCCGTTTGAAAAGATTATAAAATCGAACATGCTGGCTTTATTGAAGGATTTCAATTTCAGTATTTTTCCAAGTGCCATTAATTTCAGGATTGATGTAGACCGCTTGTATTCAGAAAATACCTTACGGAATAACGATCCGAATAATACCATCGGGCTTTACCAGAGTGGCTATGGCACCACCTTTAACAAAAACTTTACCATGAGCCGGATTTATGGTATCGCATGGAACCTTACCCGTTCGTTACAATTAGATTTTAATGCCACAAATTATTCGATCATCGATGAGCCGGATGGACGAATTGACGGCATGAAACGCGATACTGTCTGGCAAAACTTAAAACGCTTGGGACGTACAACCGATTATAACCACAATTTAAACGTTACCTATAATTTACCAATTGATAAAATACCAGGGCTAAACTGGGTTACCGTAAAAACCCGTTATGGTACCAACTTTAACTGGCAAACCGAACCGCTTTCTACCTTACTGGATCCAAATATTAATTTGGGTAATACCGTACAAAACAGCAGAACTGTACAGGTGAACCCAACGTTAAACCTTATTACATTGTACAACAAGTTTGGCTTTATCAGGAATGCTGGTAATGATCAGGACGGTGGCAAAGCGAAGAATTTTTTCATCAACATCTTAACCAGTTTAAAAAATGTTAATGCCAGTTTCGTACAAACTAAAGGTATTTTTCTCCCTGGTTATTTGCCAACCACGAAGTATTTCGGTATCGACAATGCAACAGGGGCACCAGGCTTAGGTTTTGCTTTTGGTAGTCAGCGGGATATTAGGGAAATGGCTTTGAATAATGGTTGGTTAACAACTGATACTTTACAGAACCAATTGTATGTAAATACCTTAAGAGAGGATTTTCAATTCACCGGTTTACTGGAGCCTTTTAAAGATCTACGGATTACCTTAAAGGCAAATAAAGCGCAAACAAGAAACTTTTCTACTAATTTCAGGTATGTGGCCAGCGTATCATCTTTTGAGAATCTGAGTGCAATTACTACGGGCGATTACAGCGTATCGTACATCGCTTTGGGTACTGCATTTAAAGAAAGCAACTCCACCATTATTTCAGGGTTATTTAATCAGTTTATGGCTAATAGGATTATTATTTCCAGAAGGCTGGGCGCTGAAAACCCAAATTCCGGAGGCATTAATGCGGGCTATGCAGATGGTTACGGTAAGGAGAGCCAGGATGTAATTATCTCTGCTTTTATGGCGGCTTATACGGGTAAAGATGCAGGTAAAACAAAAATGAATGCTTTCCCTAAAATACCGCTTCCAAACTGGAGCCTAACTTATAGCGGCTTAACACGTATTCCTTTTATTGCCGATAAATTTTCGTCTGTCGATATCCGTCATGGCTATCGTTCGGCCTATAATATTAATGGTTTTAACTCATTGTTGCGTTACCAGGAAACAAACGGTGCCGTTAGCAGCAGAGATGTAAATAATAACTTTTTACCGGAATACCAGTTTGCTCAGGTAACCATTTCAGAATATTTTTCTCCTTTGGTTGGCGTTGATACGAGGTTTAAAAATAACCTGACCGCTTCTTTTGAATTAAACCGTTCGAGGTTATTGGGCTTAAGTTTATCAAATAGTCAGCTGGCACAGTTATCAGAAAACAATATGGTTTTGGGATTGGGCTACCGTACCAATAAATTCCGTTTCCCTTTTGGATGGTTTAAAAGCCTGAAAATGGATAACAATATGGACTTTAAATTGGATGTGGCTATCCGTGATAATAAAACGGTGATTTACCGTGCCGATGTTACCGAAGCAGAAGTTTCTTCAGGTGCAAAAAACATTACGCTTCGGCCAAGTGTAGATTATGTTTTGAATCAGAAATTTAACATCAAATTGTTTTACGATTCGAACATTACCAAACCTTATACCTCACAAACTTTTAATACCTCATTCAGTAATTTCGGATTTAGTTTAAGGTTTACATTAAATTAG
- the ruvA gene encoding Holliday junction branch migration protein RuvA — translation MYAYIDGRLTFKNPAYVVVEAGGIGYHINISLNTYSALGDAERCKLYTWLHVKEDAHTLYGFADEGERRLFLHLISVSGIGPNTGRMILSSITPVEIQTAIVKADLPLIQRIKGLGAKTAQRLVLELQDKLKKEGADSLISMPQHNTVKDEALSALVMLGFAKQTAEKTIDQILKVTEGSLSVEQLIKQALKTL, via the coding sequence ATGTACGCCTATATTGATGGTAGATTGACATTTAAAAACCCAGCCTATGTTGTGGTTGAAGCCGGAGGTATAGGCTATCATATAAACATTTCATTAAATACATACAGCGCTTTGGGCGATGCAGAAAGGTGTAAATTGTATACCTGGTTGCATGTAAAAGAAGATGCACATACGTTATACGGCTTCGCTGATGAAGGCGAACGCCGTTTATTTTTACATTTAATTTCGGTATCGGGTATCGGACCGAATACGGGCAGGATGATTTTATCCTCCATCACCCCCGTTGAGATTCAGACTGCAATTGTGAAGGCAGATTTGCCACTCATACAGCGGATTAAGGGCTTGGGTGCAAAAACCGCACAACGCCTGGTTTTAGAACTGCAGGATAAGTTAAAAAAAGAAGGTGCTGACTCATTAATTTCTATGCCTCAGCACAATACTGTTAAAGATGAAGCGTTATCAGCATTGGTAATGCTCGGATTCGCCAAACAAACCGCCGAAAAAACTATAGACCAGATATTAAAAGTGACAGAGGGAAGCCTATCGGTAGAGCAGTTAATTAAACAAGCTTTGAAAACTTTATAG
- a CDS encoding NADP-dependent malic enzyme — MSNTNRKQDALDYHSQGRPGKIQVVPTKPTTSQRDLTLAYSPGVAEPCLKIANNKDDVYKYTAKGNLVAVISNGTAVLGLGNIGPEAGKPVMEGKGLLFKIFSDIDVFDLELDTENVDDFVKIVKALEPTFGGINLEDIKAPECFEIERRLKQEMNIPVMHDDQHGTAIISGAALLNACEIQKKKIDKIQVVVSGAGAAAVSCSKMYLSLGVKKENLVMFDINGLIDIHRTDLDDIRMSFATTRKGISNIGEAMKGADVFIGLSAANVISPDMLVGMAKNPIVFAMANPNPEIAYELAIKTRKDLIMATGRSDYPNQVNNVLGFPYIFRGALDVRATSINEAMKIAAVRAIAELAKKSVPEAVNLAYNARNLKFGRDYIIPKPVDFRLITEVSTAVAKAAIESGVARKIITDWDAYNEELRKRLGLDDAIMRAVTTKAKMDPKRVVFAEADNYKILKAAQIVKDENIAIPILLGNKEKIQAIIDEHALELVGVEIIDQMQNPEKTQQYAEALFKKRQRKGVSSMRDATKLLRDRNYYGASMVEFGEADAMISGLTKNYGATIKPALQVIGVEPGVKRVAGMYMMMTKKGPVFFGDTTVNVDPTAEELVDITLLIDKSVKQFNIKPRIALLSYSNFGSNDGITPNKVRETVRLLHQNHPEIVVDGEMQGNFAINNELLQDNFPFSTLADAPANTLVFPNLESGNIAYKLLQELGGAEAVGPILLGLNKPVHIVQLGSSVREIVNMVTIAVVDVQAKEEIATSKRKGIFGKTTKK, encoded by the coding sequence ATGAGTAATACGAATAGAAAGCAAGATGCGTTGGATTACCACTCGCAAGGCCGTCCGGGAAAGATACAAGTAGTACCCACAAAACCCACAACATCGCAGAGGGATTTAACCCTGGCATACTCTCCGGGAGTTGCTGAGCCTTGTTTAAAAATAGCAAACAACAAAGATGATGTTTATAAATATACCGCAAAAGGTAATTTAGTTGCTGTAATCAGTAATGGAACAGCCGTTTTGGGGCTGGGCAACATCGGTCCTGAAGCAGGTAAACCGGTAATGGAAGGCAAAGGCCTTCTGTTTAAAATATTCTCCGACATCGATGTATTTGATTTGGAGCTGGATACTGAAAATGTAGATGATTTTGTAAAAATCGTTAAAGCTTTGGAGCCAACTTTCGGAGGAATCAATCTGGAAGATATTAAGGCACCGGAGTGTTTCGAGATTGAGCGCCGTTTAAAACAGGAAATGAATATTCCTGTAATGCACGATGATCAGCATGGAACAGCCATCATTTCTGGTGCAGCATTATTAAATGCCTGCGAAATTCAAAAAAAGAAAATAGATAAAATCCAGGTTGTGGTGAGTGGCGCAGGCGCTGCTGCGGTTTCCTGCTCTAAAATGTACCTGAGTTTAGGGGTTAAAAAAGAAAATTTGGTGATGTTCGATATCAATGGATTAATTGATATCCACCGGACTGATCTGGATGATATCCGCATGAGCTTTGCAACCACCAGAAAAGGTATTTCTAATATTGGAGAGGCAATGAAAGGGGCCGATGTTTTTATCGGACTTTCAGCAGCAAACGTCATTTCTCCGGATATGTTGGTGGGGATGGCTAAAAACCCAATTGTTTTCGCGATGGCGAATCCAAATCCTGAAATTGCCTATGAACTGGCAATCAAAACCCGTAAAGATCTGATCATGGCTACAGGCCGTTCTGATTATCCGAACCAGGTGAATAATGTACTGGGTTTTCCTTATATTTTCCGTGGAGCGCTTGATGTTCGGGCAACCAGTATCAATGAAGCCATGAAAATCGCTGCGGTTAGGGCAATTGCCGAACTTGCCAAAAAATCAGTTCCCGAAGCCGTTAACCTGGCCTACAATGCGCGTAATTTAAAATTCGGACGTGACTATATCATCCCAAAACCTGTTGATTTCAGGTTAATTACCGAAGTATCAACTGCCGTTGCTAAAGCTGCAATTGAAAGTGGCGTGGCCAGAAAAATTATTACCGATTGGGATGCCTACAATGAAGAATTAAGGAAACGTTTAGGTTTGGATGATGCCATCATGAGGGCGGTAACTACCAAAGCGAAGATGGACCCTAAACGCGTGGTATTCGCAGAGGCTGATAATTATAAAATTTTAAAAGCTGCTCAGATTGTAAAAGATGAGAATATCGCCATTCCCATTCTTTTAGGGAATAAAGAAAAGATACAAGCCATTATTGATGAGCATGCGCTGGAGCTTGTGGGAGTAGAGATCATCGATCAGATGCAAAATCCTGAAAAAACCCAACAATATGCAGAAGCACTTTTTAAAAAACGCCAACGCAAGGGCGTTTCTTCGATGCGCGATGCGACAAAATTATTGAGAGACCGTAACTATTACGGTGCTTCTATGGTTGAATTTGGCGAGGCCGATGCCATGATTTCAGGTTTGACCAAAAATTATGGCGCTACTATTAAACCTGCCCTGCAGGTAATCGGTGTAGAACCAGGCGTTAAGCGGGTTGCAGGTATGTACATGATGATGACCAAAAAAGGTCCTGTTTTCTTTGGCGATACCACTGTAAACGTAGACCCAACTGCTGAAGAGTTGGTAGATATCACGCTGTTGATTGATAAATCTGTTAAACAGTTTAACATCAAACCGCGCATTGCCTTGTTATCTTATTCAAATTTTGGATCTAACGATGGGATAACCCCAAACAAAGTAAGGGAAACAGTAAGGCTTCTTCATCAAAATCATCCTGAAATTGTGGTGGATGGAGAAATGCAGGGAAACTTTGCCATCAACAACGAACTGTTGCAGGATAATTTTCCATTTAGCACTTTGGCAGATGCCCCGGCCAACACTTTGGTGTTCCCAAATCTGGAGTCGGGAAACATTGCATACAAATTGTTACAAGAGCTTGGCGGTGCCGAAGCAGTTGGTCCAATCTTATTAGGACTGAATAAACCTGTTCATATTGTTCAATTAGGTAGTTCTGTACGTGAAATCGTTAATATGGTTACCATAGCTGTTGTAGATGTGCAGGCAAAAGAAGAAATTGCAACATCGAAACGAAAAGGTATATTTGGGAAAACAACTAAAAAGTAA